A region from the Panicum hallii strain FIL2 chromosome 1, PHallii_v3.1, whole genome shotgun sequence genome encodes:
- the LOC112887466 gene encoding NADPH-dependent diflavin oxidoreductase 1-like isoform X2, whose amino-acid sequence MSFFATAEHEKEKLQYFASPEGRDDLYQYNQKESRTVLEVLEDFPSVQMPFEWLVQLTPPLKKRAFSISSSPLAHPNQIHLTVSIVSWLTPFKRTRHGLCSTWLAGLNPRKGNLIPCWIRHGSLPPPHPSVPLVLIGPGTGCAPFRAFVEERAAQSVAEPTAPVLFFFGCRNEDNDFLYKDFWLAHAQDEGVLSSKKGGGLFVAFSRDQPQKVYVQHKIKEQSARVWNLLLSGAAVYIAGSSTKMPADVTAALEEVICKEQGVKKEDASKWLRALERAGRFNIETWS is encoded by the exons ATGAGCTTTTTTGCAACAGCTGAACATGAAAAAGAGAAACTTCAGTACTTTGCTTCTCCTGAGGGAAGAGATGACCTTTACCAGTACAATCAGAAGGAGAGTAGGACTGTTCTAGAA GTGTTGGAGGATTTTCCTTCAGTTCAAATGCCTTTTGAATGGTTGGTGCAACTAACACCTCCATTGAAGAAAAGAGCTTTTTCCATCTCATCTTCCCCATTGGCACATCCGAATCAAATACACTTGACTGTTAGCATTGTATCATGGCTTACTCCTTTCAAGAGAACACGTCATGGACTCTGTTCTACTTGGCTGGCTGGGCTCAATCCAAGAAAAG GCAATCTTATCCCGTGTTGGATACGCCATGGATCCCTGCCTCCTCCACATCCATCAGTTCCTCTTGTGCTTATCGGACCAGGAACAGGATGTGCGCCATTCCGTGCATTCGTGGAGGAAAGAGCTGCACAGAGTGTAGCAGAACCAACGGCCCCAGTTCTATTCTTCTTTGGCTGTAGGAATGAAGATAATGATTTTCTATACAAGGATTTCTGGTTAGCTCATGCCCAGGACGAGGGGGTGCTGTCCTCCAAAAAAGGTGGTGGTCTGTTTGTTGCTTTTTCCAGGGATCAGCCTCAAAAGGTCTATGTACAACATAAGATAAAGGAACAGAGTGCAAGAGTCTGGAACTTGTTACTCTCCGGTGCTGCAGTGTACATTGCCGGCTCTTCAACCAAAATGCCTGCTGATGTTACAGCTGCACTAGAAGAAGTTATCTGTAAAGAACAAGGTGTCAAAAAAGAGGACGCCTCAAAATGGCTTAGGGCCCTAGAAAGGGCTGGTAGATTTAACATCGAGACTTGGTCATAG